A genomic region of Oncorhynchus tshawytscha isolate Ot180627B unplaced genomic scaffold, Otsh_v2.0 Un_contig_7238_pilon_pilon, whole genome shotgun sequence contains the following coding sequences:
- the LOC121845633 gene encoding zinc finger protein 572-like yields MMDEDSADPSNPPLSCSTEPNPPESLVPDSNLRDIDNCSEIPRFNIVVKEEEEDWDVDNTGENPNPSSSEEASTEQHQENHTAKKPWRCPQCEIEIAHPSNVNRHLRTHTKPAKESSICPVCGKDFVHPSKLKRHRRTHTGEKPYQCSVCGKRFTLKPHLERHQMTHPGGKQPNATKKHPCSDCGKECFSAYELKMHMRKHTGERPHQCSYCEMSFGCKGTLSRHVRRHTGAPTPKPYQCSQCGKRYESPSRLRQHQTVHTGEKPYECSDCGRVSLRPKVFANINAVMPVTIATSVHWEFEIRHHRAVKL; encoded by the exons GATTCTGCCGATCCatccaacccccctctctcctgctccactgAACCCAACCCTCCAGAGTCACTGGTTCCTGACTCTAACCTTAGAGACATCGACAACTGCAGTGAAATACCCAGATTTAACATTGTAgtcaaggaggaggaggaagactgggATGTGGATAATACTG GAGAGAATCCTAACCCCAGCTCTAGTGAAGAGGCATCAACAGAACAACACCAGGAGAATCATACGGCTAAGAAGCCATGGCGATGCCCCCAATGTGAAATAGAGATCGCTCACCCATCCAATGTCAACAGACACCtaagaacacacacaaaacctgCTAAGGAGTCTTCCATCTGTCCAGTATGTGGAAAAGACTTTGTTCACCCCTCCAAACTGAAGAGACACCGCCGAacacatacaggagagaagccttaccagtGCTCTGTGTGCGGGAAGCGATTCACACTGAAGCCCCACCTGGAAAGACATCAGATGACCCACCCTGGAGGGAAGCAGCCAAACGCGACAAAGAAGCACCCGTGCTCCGATTGTGGAAAGGAATGTTTCTCTGCATATGAACTGAAGATGCACATGAGAAAGCACACAGGGGAGAGACCTCACCAGTGCTCCTACTGCGAGATGAGCTTTGGCTGTAAGGGAACTCTATCGAGACATGTAAGACGCCATACAGGAGCACCCACACCAAAACCTTACCAATGCTCACAGTGTGGGAAGAGATACGAGTCACCATCGAGGCTCAGGCAGCATCAGACTgtgcacactggagagaaaccttacgaGTGCTCTGATTGCGGGAGGGTTTCGCTTCGACCGAAGGTCTTCGCAAACATCAATGCAGTCATGCCAGTAACCATAGCAACCAGTGTACACTGGGAATTCGAGATACGGCATCATCGGGCAGTCAAACTATGA